A single window of Malus sylvestris chromosome 5, drMalSylv7.2, whole genome shotgun sequence DNA harbors:
- the LOC126623718 gene encoding beta-glucosidase 12-like, whose amino-acid sequence MAMKYSRSLLFGVLLLIGFALTNGKATNTDPPVHCEFLNRSSFEPGFIFGTGSASYQYEGAVKEDGRGPSIWDTFTHKHPEKIADGSNGDVAIDQYHRYKEDVGIMKDMNLDAYRLSISWSRLLPNGTLSGGVNRKGIDYYNNLINELLRNGLKPFVTLFHWDVPQALEDEYGGFLSPRIVDHFKDYAELCYKEFGDRVKHWFTVNEPYTFSNMGYAVGTLAPGRCSSWQNLNCTGGDSAIEPYLVTHHILLAHGAAVELYRNRYQASQKGLIGITLVSYWFEPASESKQDKDAALRSLDFMFGWFLDPLTSGDYPHSMRSIVGKRLPKFTKEQSKLLNGSFDFLGINYYTARYTTSTPKNNSLQASFVTDPRADLTTELNGVLIGPQTASDWLYVYPKGIHDLVLYTKEKYNDPLIYITENGVSESNNPKLSIDEALLDTGRIDYHYRHLCYLQAAIKNGAKVKGYFPWTLLDDFEWNSGYTVRFGLNYVDYNDGLKRHPKLSAHWFKNLLKKN is encoded by the exons ATGGCAATGAAATATTCACGATCTTTGCTCTTTGGTGTGCTGCTACTCATTGGCTTTGCATTGACAAATGGCAAAGCAACTAATACAGATCCACCTGTTCATTGCGAATTTCTCAATCGCAGCAGTTTTGAACCAGGGTTCATATTTGGCACAGGTTCCGCATCTTACCAG TATGAAGGTGCAGTAAAAGAAGATGGAAGAGGACCAAGCATATGGGATACCTTCACCCACAAACATCCAG AAAAAATCGCTGATGGCAGTAACGGAGACGTCGCTATTGATCAATATCACCGCTATAAG GAAGATGTGGGGATTATGAAGGATATGAATTTGGATGCTTACAGATTATCTATTTCATGGTCCAGATTATTACCAA ATGGAACGTTAAGTGGTGGCGTTAACAGGAAAGGAATTGATTATTACAACAATCTCATCAATGAACTCCTACGCAATG GTTTAAAGCCGTTTGTAACACTCTTTCATTGGGATGTTCCCCAAGCTTTAGAAGATGAATATGGTGGTTTCTTAAGCCCTCGTATTGT AGATCATTTTAAAGACTATGCAGAACTTTGTTATAAGGAATTTGGTGATCGAGTCAAGCACTGGTTCACGGTAAATGAGCCATATACTTTTAGTAACATGGGTTATGCTGTTGGGACTCTAGCACCGGGACGCTGCTCCTCTTGGCAAAACCTAAACTGCACCGGTGGAGATTCAGCCATTGAACCATACTTGGTGACACACCACATTCTTCTTGCTCATGGAGCAGCTGTAGAATTGTACAGGAATAGATATCAG GCATCTCAGAAAGGCTTGATAGGGATAACATTGGTGTCATACTGGTTTGAGCCTGCTTCGGAGTCAAAGCAAGATAAAGATGCTGCCTTACGATCTTTGGATTTTATGTTTGGATG gtttttggACCCTTTAACAAGTGGTGACTATCCACACAGCATGCGATCAATTGTTGGAAAAAGATTGCCAAAATTCACAAAAGAACAATCCAAGTTGCTAAACGgatcatttgattttcttggaATAAATTATTATACTGCTAGATACACAACTAGTACACCTAAGAACAATTCACTACAGGCAAGCTTCGTAACAGATCCTCGAGCTGATCTTACAA CTGAGCTTAATGGAGTACTTATTGGTCCACAG ACTGCTTCAGATTGGTTATATGTATATCCAAAAGGAATTCACGATCTTGTGCTCTACACAAAGGAAAAATATAATGATCCTCTCATTTATATTACTGAGAATG GTGTATCAGAGTCGAATAATCCAAAACTATCAATTGACGAGGCTCTTCTTGATACCGGTAGAATTGACTACCACTACCGTCACCTATGTTACCTTCAAGCGGCGATCAA AAATGGTGCGAAAGTGAAGGGATACTTTCCATGGACATTGTTGGACGACTTTGAATGGAATTCTGGATACACCGTCCGATTTG